GTCGACGAGGGCGAGCTCTACGGGCTGATCGGGCCCAACGGCGCCGGCAAGACGACCGCCCTGCGGGTCGCCCTTGGGCTGCTCCAGGCCGACGCCGGCGAGGTGCGGCTGCTCGGCCGCGACCCGCGGTCGGCGGCCGGGGCGCGGCCCCGGCGGGTCGGCAGCCTGATCGAGGCCCCGGCCCTGTCGCCGCGGCTGACCGGCCGCGAGTACCTGGTCCTGATCGCCCGCTGGGCCCACGCCCCCGACGCCGAGGTCGACCGGGTGGTCGGCCTGCTCGGGCTGGGCCGGATGACCGACCGGCAGACCGCCACCTACTCGACCGGCATGCGCCAGGTGCTGGCCACCGCGGCCGCCCTGGTCGGGCCGCCCGACCTGCTGGTCCTGGACGAGCCGACGGTCGGGCTCGACCCGGGCCACCGCCGCCGGGTCAACGACCTGCTGCTGGACCACGTCGCCCGGGGCGGGACGGTGCTGCTGTCCAGCCACCAGCTCGACGACGCCGAGCGGCTCTGCACCCGGGTCGGGCTGATGGCCGCCGGCCGGCTGGTCGAGGAGGGCCCGCCGACCGAGCTGGGCCCGGCCGCCGGCCGCTTCGAGCTCACCGTCAGCGACCCCGAGGCCGCCCTGTCGGCGCTGCGGGCCATGCGCCTGATCTGCTGGCGCGACAACGGCAAGGTGCTGGTCGAGACGGGCGCCCCCTACCAGGTCGGCCGGCCCGACGGCAGCGCCATCGTCCGGGTCCTGGCCAACGCCGGGGTCTACCCCTCCGACCTGCGCCGCTCCCCCACCCTTGAGCTGGCCTACGCCGCCGTGACCAGCAGCCTGGCCCCCGACCCGCCCCGCCCCCCGATCGCGGAGGCGTCCCCTTGATCCAGGGGAGGGTCCCGGACCGGGCCGCCAGGCACCGGTACCCGCTGGCCGGGGCGGTGCGGCTGCGGGTCCGGGAGCTGGCCCGGCGGCCGGTGGTGGTGGCGGCGTTCTCGCTCCAGGCGATGGCCGTGGTCGCGGCCGAGCTGCTGGCCGCCGTGGCCGCCGAGGGGCTGGCCGGGGCCGGCGACGACCTCGTCCTGGGCGGCCTGCGGGTCACGGCCGTGCCCGGCGGGCTGGTCTTCGGGGTGCTGGTCGCGGCCGTGGTCGGCTCCGAGTTCGGCTGGGCGACCGAGCGGGCCCTGCTGGCCCGCGACCCGCGCCGGCTCCGCTTCGCCGGCTACCAGCTGGCCGTGGCCGCCGTCCTGGCCCTGGCCTGGTGGGCGGTGCAGAGCCTGCTCGCGGTCAC
Above is a genomic segment from Actinomycetota bacterium containing:
- a CDS encoding ABC transporter ATP-binding protein — translated: MVQCLRNHLRARRPATAAVELSGVYRRFGRTMVLAGLDLRVDEGELYGLIGPNGAGKTTALRVALGLLQADAGEVRLLGRDPRSAAGARPRRVGSLIEAPALSPRLTGREYLVLIARWAHAPDAEVDRVVGLLGLGRMTDRQTATYSTGMRQVLATAAALVGPPDLLVLDEPTVGLDPGHRRRVNDLLLDHVARGGTVLLSSHQLDDAERLCTRVGLMAAGRLVEEGPPTELGPAAGRFELTVSDPEAALSALRAMRLICWRDNGKVLVETGAPYQVGRPDGSAIVRVLANAGVYPSDLRRSPTLELAYAAVTSSLAPDPPRPPIAEASP